One genomic region from Jiangella sp. DSM 45060 encodes:
- a CDS encoding histidine phosphatase family protein, producing the protein MNARWQVDEPAVDGARRVRLVLIRHGESTWNAEGRIQGQLGPGLSGRGRDQAATVARWLRDHHPRVGAVAVSDLPRVTETAAAYLDLAPSAVVTDPRLREIDNGEWSGRTTAEVAAAYPEQIAAIRRGEDLPRGGGETFAQLTARVDAALRELAGRLAAEPVALVFTHGGPIRVAVAAAMGLPAGGHALLEPPGNCSVTELSVLVGPDGATLARRLAGYNHDPLGQALAAAGPAAADDDVAAARRTA; encoded by the coding sequence CGAGCCGGCGGTGGACGGCGCCCGCCGGGTGCGTCTGGTGCTGATCCGGCATGGCGAATCGACGTGGAACGCGGAGGGCCGCATCCAGGGGCAGCTCGGGCCGGGACTGTCCGGCCGCGGCCGCGACCAGGCGGCGACGGTCGCGCGGTGGCTGCGCGACCACCACCCGCGGGTCGGCGCCGTCGCTGTCAGCGACCTCCCGCGGGTCACCGAGACCGCCGCCGCCTACCTGGACCTCGCTCCGTCCGCCGTCGTCACCGACCCGCGGCTGCGCGAGATCGACAACGGCGAGTGGAGCGGCCGCACCACCGCCGAGGTGGCGGCCGCGTACCCCGAGCAGATCGCCGCGATCCGCCGCGGCGAGGACCTCCCGCGCGGCGGCGGCGAGACGTTCGCCCAACTGACCGCCCGGGTCGACGCTGCGCTGCGGGAGCTGGCCGGTCGGCTCGCCGCCGAGCCGGTCGCGTTGGTCTTCACCCACGGCGGGCCGATCCGGGTCGCCGTCGCCGCGGCCATGGGGTTGCCGGCCGGCGGCCACGCCCTGCTCGAGCCGCCCGGCAACTGCTCGGTGACCGAGCTGTCCGTCCTGGTCGGGCCGGACGGGGCGACGCTCGCGCGGCGGCTGGCCGGCTACAACCACGATCCGCTCGGACAGGCCTTGGCGGCCGCCGGGCCGGCCGCGGCGGACGATGACGTCGCTGCCGCGAGGAGGACCGCGTGA
- a CDS encoding LacI family DNA-binding transcriptional regulator, with protein sequence MTDTRRARLRDIATALGVSVNTVSRALGGKDSVSEHTRERIIAEAERIGYVPNTHARSLVLGSAMTIGLVITNPSNPFYAQLINGIEPHGRGRGYSLLLMVTDESVENERRAAESLLRSAVDGAIVVPVQGETAHWTRVQAAGVPIVFANRDVPELGCDFVGIDNEHGAYESTRHLIASGARRIQVLEEDLPITTIAGRIAGFHLAMADAGLPSSDADVISVPTRRHDSAVLPWQPAEAYRLARELVAGDDRPDAVVAGNDFFALGLYRALAERGLRAPGDLAIVGYGDHPYAAYMDPPLTTVHLPARRIGETAVDLLLRRLRDGADAAPRKQRLTPELVVRAST encoded by the coding sequence GTGACCGACACCCGCAGGGCGCGGCTGCGCGACATCGCCACCGCCCTGGGCGTGTCGGTCAACACCGTCTCACGGGCGCTGGGCGGCAAGGACAGCGTCAGCGAGCACACCCGCGAGCGCATCATCGCCGAGGCCGAGCGCATCGGCTACGTGCCCAACACGCACGCGCGCTCGCTCGTGCTCGGCTCGGCCATGACCATCGGGCTGGTCATCACCAACCCGTCGAACCCGTTCTACGCCCAGCTGATCAACGGCATCGAGCCGCACGGCCGCGGGCGCGGCTACTCGCTGCTGCTCATGGTCACCGACGAGAGCGTCGAGAACGAGCGGCGGGCGGCGGAGTCGCTGCTGCGCTCGGCCGTCGACGGCGCCATCGTCGTGCCGGTGCAGGGCGAAACCGCGCACTGGACGCGGGTGCAGGCGGCCGGCGTGCCGATCGTGTTCGCCAACCGCGACGTGCCCGAGCTGGGCTGCGACTTCGTCGGCATCGACAACGAGCACGGCGCCTACGAGTCCACCCGGCACCTGATCGCGTCCGGAGCCCGGCGCATCCAGGTGCTCGAGGAGGACCTCCCGATCACCACGATCGCCGGGCGCATCGCCGGCTTCCACCTGGCCATGGCCGACGCCGGCCTGCCCAGCTCCGACGCCGACGTCATCTCGGTGCCGACCCGCCGGCACGACTCCGCCGTCCTGCCGTGGCAGCCGGCCGAGGCGTACCGGCTGGCCCGCGAGCTGGTCGCCGGCGACGACCGTCCCGACGCCGTCGTGGCGGGCAACGACTTCTTCGCGCTCGGGCTGTACCGCGCGCTGGCCGAGCGCGGGCTGCGCGCCCCGGGCGACCTCGCGATCGTCGGCTACGGCGACCACCCGTACGCGGCGTACATGGATCCGCCGCTGACGACGGTGCACCTGCCGGCCCGCCGCATCGGCGAGACCGCCGTCGACCTGCTGCTGCGCCGTCTGCGCGACGGCGCCGACGCCGCGCCGCGCAAGCAGCGGCTGACGCCCGAGCTGGTCGTCCGCGCCTCCACGTGA
- a CDS encoding endonuclease/exonuclease/phosphatase family protein has translation MTTFVSMTCNLWGGHHLDARVPALRSLFEVRPPDLLSVQELTPRLRELIDAALPGHRRVDDPFPGWSTQSNLWWRDDLFTPEEHGAEDVGIRAEHARLFWVRLRTRATSEPVDAAFAGSDTPPGSRDASFAGSDTPPGREGPHPTGGHRQTRSLGATDASLGPDDVAFAGSDTPPGREGPHPTGGHRQTRAFVYATAHLTWPGHPQERADDVSPRVGQARNIVAALDRLAGDGPCIFTADVNDYARPLWVLREAGFADAFAALGRSSPITHPVVPLPGPGTGPRPGWAAPEPVAKAIDWQFHRGPLRPRCAEVVEFFHEGVAPSDHKPVVVTYTLEKP, from the coding sequence GTGACCACGTTCGTGTCGATGACCTGCAACCTCTGGGGCGGCCACCACCTGGACGCGCGCGTGCCGGCGCTGCGGTCGCTGTTCGAGGTCCGCCCGCCCGACCTGCTGTCCGTCCAGGAGCTGACGCCGCGCCTGCGCGAGCTCATCGACGCCGCCCTGCCTGGTCACCGCCGGGTGGACGACCCGTTCCCGGGCTGGAGCACGCAGAGCAACCTCTGGTGGCGCGACGACCTGTTCACGCCGGAGGAGCACGGCGCCGAGGACGTCGGCATCAGGGCCGAGCATGCGCGGCTCTTCTGGGTGCGGCTGCGCACCCGCGCCACGTCAGAGCCGGTTGACGCCGCGTTCGCCGGGAGTGACACCCCGCCCGGCTCGCGCGACGCTTCGTTCGCCGGGAGTGACACCCCGCCCGGCCGGGAGGGCCCCCACCCTACGGGCGGGCACCGACAGACTCGCTCGCTCGGCGCCACCGACGCCTCGCTCGGCCCGGATGACGTCGCGTTCGCCGGGAGTGACACCCCGCCCGGCCGGGAGGGCCCCCACCCTACGGGCGGGCACCGACAGACTCGCGCGTTCGTCTACGCCACGGCCCACCTGACCTGGCCCGGCCATCCGCAGGAGCGCGCCGACGACGTGAGTCCGCGGGTCGGGCAGGCCCGCAACATCGTCGCCGCGCTGGACCGGCTGGCCGGCGACGGGCCGTGCATCTTCACCGCCGACGTCAACGACTACGCGCGGCCGTTGTGGGTGCTGCGCGAGGCCGGGTTCGCCGACGCGTTCGCGGCGCTGGGCCGCAGCTCGCCGATCACGCACCCGGTCGTGCCGCTGCCGGGCCCCGGCACCGGCCCCCGCCCCGGCTGGGCCGCACCGGAGCCAGTCGCCAAGGCGATCGACTGGCAGTTCCACCGCGGTCCGCTGCGGCCGCGCTGCGCCGAGGTCGTCGAGTTCTTCCACGAGGGCGTCGCGCCCTCCGACCACAAGCCGGTGGTCGTCACCTACACATTGGAGAAGCCATGA
- a CDS encoding IclR family transcriptional regulator, with protein sequence MKSLSRALEVLTELSRHGHPRTLTDITNAVGLHKSTVHRMLATFVEFGLVRRDEANRYVVGLGALDLARAARGDAGPDSVVHPALSALHESTGQAVSYGRPRGGHLVRTATAGQPAADPGSPLPMHATALGKAYLAHRPRVEVDRFVARAPFPRLTARTVTDAYGLLRSLARARTCGYAVEDREYAETGRAVAAPVLDHDGLAVAAVAVRVPSRVRHPAELRGLAAAVTACADRIGAGLLDEAPPVTVLAHAQGA encoded by the coding sequence ATGAAGTCGCTGAGCCGCGCCCTCGAAGTCCTGACCGAGCTGAGCCGGCACGGCCACCCGCGCACGCTGACCGACATCACCAACGCCGTCGGGTTGCACAAGAGCACCGTCCACCGGATGCTCGCGACCTTCGTCGAGTTCGGCCTGGTCCGCCGCGACGAGGCCAACCGGTACGTCGTGGGCCTGGGCGCGCTCGACCTCGCCCGGGCCGCCCGCGGCGACGCCGGGCCCGACTCCGTCGTCCACCCGGCGCTGAGCGCGCTGCACGAGAGCACCGGCCAGGCGGTCAGCTACGGCCGACCCCGCGGCGGGCACCTGGTGCGGACGGCGACCGCCGGCCAGCCCGCGGCCGACCCGGGGTCGCCGCTGCCGATGCACGCGACGGCGCTGGGCAAGGCCTACCTCGCGCACCGCCCCCGGGTCGAGGTCGACCGGTTCGTGGCGCGGGCGCCGTTCCCGCGGCTCACCGCCCGCACCGTCACCGACGCCTACGGCCTGCTCCGGTCCCTGGCCCGGGCGCGGACCTGCGGCTACGCCGTCGAGGACCGTGAGTACGCCGAGACCGGGCGGGCCGTCGCGGCCCCGGTGCTCGACCACGACGGGCTGGCGGTCGCCGCCGTCGCCGTCCGGGTCCCGTCGCGGGTACGGCACCCGGCCGAGCTACGCGGCCTGGCCGCCGCCGTCACGGCGTGCGCCGACCGCATCGGCGCCGGCCTGCTGGACGAGGCGCCGCCGGTGACCGTCCTGGCGCACGCGCAGGGCGCCTGA
- a CDS encoding DUF6772 family protein: protein MTGQFRRALVAADPRLSKFNPLGRILAHDDFDSGTHGWCELIGNYDGNGNLDTVDDHMRDFRPPQLSACNFFDIGTHGTLGGTYALKLATRPYPGHTAVAIRRLTMSGRGRVQLETYFTFKAEATLGSDPANDTFGEVVWDGNLHPSEAQFGALTVATDLCGDGGVRYHTVARYQNTDHQHRLTRQWMYPGVPEPTPREHLEGKVKLGYAADFTAPNPEDWHPFGEPQELCYNEVPTKVNWHYLRWVVDTAARKNVELQINDRVMDMSDVPVPIYEDRYESLENLLNFYFSVRTHSSVRNFLYLDSVLVSVDW from the coding sequence ATGACCGGCCAGTTCAGGAGGGCCCTCGTGGCGGCCGATCCGCGCCTGTCGAAATTCAATCCGCTCGGCCGCATCCTCGCGCACGACGACTTCGACTCCGGCACCCACGGCTGGTGCGAACTGATCGGCAACTACGACGGCAACGGCAACCTCGACACCGTCGACGACCACATGCGCGACTTCCGCCCGCCGCAGCTGAGCGCCTGCAATTTCTTCGACATCGGCACCCACGGCACGCTCGGCGGCACGTACGCCCTGAAACTGGCCACGCGGCCGTATCCGGGGCACACCGCGGTCGCCATCCGCCGTCTGACGATGAGCGGGCGCGGCCGAGTGCAGCTGGAGACGTACTTCACCTTCAAGGCCGAGGCCACGCTGGGTTCCGACCCCGCCAACGACACGTTCGGCGAGGTCGTGTGGGACGGCAACCTGCACCCGTCGGAGGCCCAGTTCGGCGCGCTGACGGTGGCCACCGACCTGTGCGGCGACGGCGGCGTCCGCTACCACACCGTCGCGCGCTACCAGAACACCGACCACCAGCACCGGCTGACCCGGCAGTGGATGTACCCGGGGGTGCCCGAGCCGACGCCGCGCGAGCACCTCGAGGGCAAGGTGAAGCTGGGCTACGCGGCCGACTTCACGGCGCCGAACCCGGAGGACTGGCACCCGTTCGGCGAGCCCCAGGAACTCTGCTACAACGAGGTCCCGACGAAGGTGAACTGGCATTATCTGCGGTGGGTCGTCGACACCGCCGCGCGCAAGAACGTCGAATTGCAGATCAACGACCGGGTCATGGACATGAGCGATGTCCCGGTGCCGATCTACGAAGACCGGTACGAGTCGTTGGAGAATCTGCTGAACTTCTATTTCAGTGTGCGCACGCATTCGTCGGTGCGCAATTTCCTGTACCTGGACTCCGTTCTCGTCTCGGTGGATTGGTAG
- the nikB gene encoding nickel ABC transporter permease yields the protein MPAYLARRLLFSVFVLWGAVSVIFVVLRLVPGDPATVLLGPDATADQIAQLRERMGLDESLIVQYGTYLRDVVRLDFGDSFRMNVDAMDLVLSRLPNTAELAIAALTLSILIGFPLGVIAALKANTLTDRVISVLSLVGQSTPAFWVGIVFILVFARTLDVLPSGGTGGWQHLVLPAVTLALPFLAILVRLTRSGLLEVIHEGYVQTARAKGLRESVVIFPHAARNALIPVVTVVGLQFGQLLGGTVIVETVFAWPGVGRLLVDAISHRDYGVVQAAVLFIAAVFVLVNLVVDVLYGYLDPRVRLAG from the coding sequence ATGCCGGCCTACCTCGCGCGCCGGCTGCTGTTCTCCGTCTTCGTCCTGTGGGGCGCCGTCTCGGTCATCTTCGTGGTGCTGCGGCTGGTGCCCGGCGACCCCGCGACCGTGCTGCTCGGGCCGGACGCGACCGCCGACCAGATCGCCCAGCTGCGCGAGCGGATGGGCCTGGACGAGTCGCTGATCGTCCAGTACGGCACGTACCTGCGCGACGTCGTCAGGCTGGACTTCGGCGACTCGTTCCGGATGAACGTCGACGCCATGGACCTCGTCCTGTCGCGGCTGCCGAACACCGCCGAGCTGGCGATCGCCGCGCTCACGCTGTCGATCCTCATCGGCTTCCCGCTCGGCGTCATCGCGGCGCTCAAGGCCAACACGCTGACCGACCGCGTCATCTCGGTGCTGTCGCTGGTGGGGCAGTCGACGCCGGCGTTCTGGGTCGGCATCGTCTTCATCCTGGTGTTCGCCCGGACGCTGGACGTGCTGCCCAGCGGCGGCACCGGCGGCTGGCAGCACCTGGTGCTCCCGGCGGTCACGCTGGCGCTGCCGTTCCTGGCCATCCTGGTCCGGCTGACCCGCAGCGGGTTGCTCGAGGTCATCCACGAGGGCTACGTGCAGACGGCGCGCGCGAAGGGGCTGCGCGAGAGCGTCGTGATCTTCCCGCACGCCGCCCGCAACGCGCTGATCCCGGTCGTGACGGTGGTCGGCCTGCAGTTCGGCCAGCTGCTCGGCGGCACCGTCATCGTCGAGACGGTGTTCGCCTGGCCCGGCGTCGGGCGCTTGCTGGTCGACGCGATCTCGCACCGCGACTACGGCGTCGTCCAGGCCGCCGTGCTGTTCATCGCCGCGGTGTTCGTGCTGGTGAACCTCGTCGTCGACGTCCTGTACGGCTACCTCGACCCCCGCGTGCGATTGGCCGGGTGA
- a CDS encoding ABC transporter substrate-binding protein — protein MMRSRAHRPLALGLAAVLAVALAACGGDDDEGAAGGGGDQVLRVAPSVAPVSLDPHGEQSAEEGVQEIVQHLLDPLVRLEDGEFVPVLAESWENPDDLTWVFHLRDDVTFHDGTPLTAADVKASAERLIELNGPLAPLWAGVAAIEATDEHTVTIRTAQPLGTVISTVSLLFVGPADRIGEADFWRAPVGSGPFVFDEFLPDERVVMTANEDYWGGAPELDRLEFTYIPEISARLTALETGEVDLTTGVPPDQAPSIQDNDDIVFETSPSYTYYFMWFNSSREPFTDPRVRQAMWHAVDVETIVADLFGDAATVARGPIPQDVFGASEQQPYEYDPELARQLLAQAGYPDGFSTTLQWPRESGANIRALAQTLMSHWAEVGITVEPLEKERAQWIDDLNALSWDLNLQTNSVGTGDADYTLGRLYTCEANRNGFCSEELDQLLLAAKSALDPEERATLYEQAATLIWEQAVGIFPMDLGNNVAYRERVEGFEMPANGRARFHEVSVTGEAAEVY, from the coding sequence ATGATGCGCAGCCGGGCACACCGTCCGCTGGCACTGGGGCTCGCGGCCGTCCTGGCCGTGGCCCTCGCCGCCTGCGGAGGGGACGACGACGAGGGCGCGGCCGGGGGCGGTGGTGACCAGGTGCTCCGCGTCGCGCCAAGTGTGGCGCCGGTCTCGCTCGACCCGCACGGCGAGCAGTCCGCCGAGGAGGGCGTCCAAGAGATCGTCCAGCACCTGCTCGACCCGCTGGTCCGCCTGGAGGACGGCGAGTTCGTCCCGGTCCTGGCCGAGTCGTGGGAGAACCCCGACGACCTGACCTGGGTCTTCCACCTGCGCGACGACGTCACGTTCCACGATGGGACCCCGCTCACGGCGGCCGACGTCAAGGCGTCGGCGGAGCGGCTGATCGAGCTGAACGGGCCGCTCGCGCCGCTGTGGGCGGGCGTCGCGGCGATCGAGGCGACCGACGAGCACACCGTGACCATCCGGACGGCGCAGCCACTGGGCACCGTGATCAGCACCGTCTCGCTGCTGTTCGTCGGCCCGGCCGACCGCATCGGCGAGGCGGACTTCTGGCGGGCGCCGGTGGGCTCGGGGCCGTTCGTGTTCGACGAGTTCCTGCCCGACGAGCGGGTCGTGATGACCGCGAACGAGGACTACTGGGGCGGCGCGCCGGAACTGGACCGGCTGGAGTTCACCTACATTCCGGAGATCTCCGCCCGCCTGACCGCGCTGGAGACGGGCGAGGTCGACCTCACGACCGGCGTGCCGCCGGACCAGGCGCCGTCGATCCAGGACAACGACGACATCGTCTTCGAGACGTCGCCCAGCTACACGTACTACTTCATGTGGTTCAACTCCAGCCGCGAGCCGTTCACCGACCCGCGGGTGCGGCAGGCGATGTGGCACGCCGTCGACGTCGAGACCATCGTGGCCGACCTGTTCGGCGACGCCGCGACGGTGGCGCGCGGCCCGATCCCGCAGGACGTCTTCGGCGCCAGCGAGCAGCAGCCGTACGAGTACGACCCGGAGTTGGCTCGGCAGCTGCTGGCCCAGGCCGGCTACCCCGACGGCTTCAGCACGACGCTGCAGTGGCCGCGCGAGTCCGGCGCGAACATCCGCGCGCTCGCGCAGACGCTGATGTCGCACTGGGCCGAGGTCGGCATCACGGTCGAGCCGCTGGAGAAGGAGCGGGCCCAGTGGATCGACGACCTCAACGCGCTGAGCTGGGACCTGAACCTGCAGACCAACAGCGTCGGCACCGGTGACGCCGACTACACGCTCGGCCGGCTCTACACGTGCGAGGCGAACCGCAACGGGTTCTGCAGCGAGGAGCTGGACCAGCTGCTGCTGGCGGCGAAGTCGGCACTGGACCCGGAGGAGCGCGCCACGCTGTACGAGCAGGCCGCGACGCTGATCTGGGAGCAGGCGGTCGGCATCTTCCCGATGGACCTCGGCAACAACGTCGCATACCGCGAGCGCGTCGAGGGGTTCGAGATGCCGGCCAACGGCCGGGCCCGCTTCCACGAGGTGTCGGTCACCGGCGAGGCCGCCGAGGTGTACTGA